One genomic region from Epinephelus moara isolate mb chromosome 8, YSFRI_EMoa_1.0, whole genome shotgun sequence encodes:
- the LOC126394405 gene encoding paralemmin-2-like: MKNQGKGNTAASVPLSSPPGSSSVQVCHDYQSVAYKMYPGNGHAIENGSHTKRDQVTSRDGTGKMSSVPDIISNSQEQRCSMKDEGAQRNTMWMTDSSSQAYSGPEDNSTDPHETLTETSTLTFVDIHTMEDSAENHSLHGVGMVYLKEFVLIDDDDDGDMSLREKTVTDMSVMDGKAAELVCGRLLSTSSGSLSECKEESPAPEAPPPEAVETAHEKKRCCFCTVL, from the coding sequence CACTGCTGCCAGCGTCCCCCTCTCTTCCCCACCAGGGAGCAGCAGTGTGCAGGTCTGCCATGACTACCAGAGTGTGGCTTATAAGATGTATCCTGGGAATGGTCATGCTATAGAAAATGGATCTCACACCAAGAGAGACCAGGTCACCAGCAGAGATGGTACAGGCAAGATGTCCTCTGTTCCAGACATCATCTCTAACAGCCAGGAGCAGAGGTGCAGCATGAAAGATGAGGGTGCCCAAAGGAACACCATGTGGATGACAGATTCAAGCAGCCAGGCCTATTCAGGGCCAGAGGACAATTCCACAGACCCACATGAGACCCTGACAGAGACTTCAACTCTGACCTTTGTGGACATCCACACCATGGAGGACTCAGCAGAGAACCATAGCCTTCATGGGGTAGGGATGGTGTACCTCAAGGAGTTTGTGCTgatagatgatgatgatgatggagacATGTCTCTAAgagaaaaaacagtgacagacatGTCCGTCATGGATGGAAAAGCTGCTGAACTGGTGTGTGGGAGGCTGTTGTCCACTTCCAGTGGATCATTGTCAGAGTGTAAGGAGGAATCTCCAGCTCCTGAAGcacctccacctgaggcagttGAGACTGCACATGAAAAGAAACGCTGCtgtttctgcactgttttatgA